Genomic window (Musa acuminata AAA Group cultivar baxijiao chromosome BXJ1-9, Cavendish_Baxijiao_AAA, whole genome shotgun sequence):
TCTCCAATCCAATCCCAAACAACAGAAGTGGAGGCCTCATATCAACACTTACAGAGAGAACAAAAAGCAGAAAAGTTAACAATCGGAAAGAGATGGATCCCGAGCCACTGATACACTTAAATAAGATCCATTGTCTGACACCGGTATGTACTGGCAAACGTCACAAACATGGTATTACAACGATAGTCATATTAACAAGATTagtggtcatatatatatatatttttatatatttatatttatacaatCACATGTGTGAGGCATGTTGGCGCCATATTTATCTACATCCCCGTAACTGCTGCACaaaaatagaaaagaaggaataaaAATTTTCTGGTAATTATCAGAATTTTAAGTGTAAGTCAAAAGTACAAGCAGATGTATGGTTCCATTGAAACCTGTCATGTCCAGTTCTTTCTCTTGGATCTGAGCTGATGAAGCTGGTCTCTCCACTGAGCTGAAAGATGAGAAGAATCCATTAGATATGGAGAGCCAAACACAAAATCTAtgaaaagtcaataagataggatgctattttgtttgatttgactGATTTGTGGAATACACATTTTGAAGAGGTGTTGCTGAGTCTCATGTAAGCGAAACCGATGTCTGGTTGATCACTTACATGAGGCTAGTAGCATTTTTTTTCTGTTAGATTCTGGTGGATCCAAGTAAAAATTGTTTAAGCATTTTACAATGTCTATAACATGATATCTTATCGAAAACTAAAGCAAGGGCATGAAATTGAGAAACAATGTTTTACCAGCATCTCTGTATCGTTCCTCAACAGCAGCAATCAGCATGTTTCGGATCAAACCGAACTCTTCAGCCTCCAAGCAAGGCTGACCATCAGGCCTGTCAACATCACAGCTTGCATTATGGGATGGAACATAACAGTGAATTTAAGACTACAAACTACAACCTTGAAAAAGTAAAGTGAAAAGCAAACCAATACACGAGCACAATCACTTGATGGATTCTGGTAGGACACACAACTAATTCAATTCAAACCATAGAGAACAGCACCAAGAGACAAATTGTATAGTATTATGCATATGAAAGATGTGAAACTTTAAACAGAAATTTACCACATCAAAATAGAGTGAAACTTAAAAGGTGAAATTTCTTCAATTTTTCATGTTCATATGGACACTATAAGATCACAAAATGGGAACATGGAGAACAAGCTTTCTGCTGCAATGAACAGGATCATCATCCAAACAATTTTACCAGAATTATGTAAAATGGGATACTTAATCTGAATTGTATTATGATATTGTTTCTACCTATCAAGTTCCATGAACAGCATTCCATCTGATTGAGGAGCCTGCATGGTTGACTTGCTTGGCTCAACCACTCTCATTGCATCACTGTATACAAGATTTCTGTTGACTTGTATGGGAACCTGCATCATTTGAAAATATAAGTATGCCAGTAGATGTCTTTTGAGTTGAACATGTgatgtatacatgtgatgtatacatACATTAGGGATATGCTAAACATGCATAATGTAAACATACATTTTCTAACTATAAGCATAAATGACTAAGTGTATATTCTCTTAAGAGGATAATTGTTCTAAAAAATATAGGGATATGCTAACGAGATCACTGTGAAAGCATGTAGCGCCAGTCTAAATCCACCTAAAGAGTAAATAAATGGTTAACCATCAAATTAAGAatattattatgaattatatgtatGTGCTAACCACAACTGTTCAAAAATCAGTCAGCCTTGGTCAGCAGGGTAGTTTGAAGCAGCAATTTGTGCAAATCCAAAAAGGATGGCCAATCAAATTTCCAGTTCCAATGAACTACAGTTCTTGTGCACTGTGTGTGTATCTCATGGTTTCAGGCCAATTAGATGGACTCTTATCCACAGTCAGATTAGAAATACAAAACATTCAACCCAATCTACTACATCgtaaagtaaataaaaaaaaatatccaaaAGTTCTTTAACAGGAAGGCAATTTGAGATCTACCATGTCTTGAATTCAACCATAGCCCAAACTTGATTCGATTGACCTAGATCTTTTTCTCAATTTGACTTTAAACTGAACCAAGCACATTATTCACTATATACTATGTTTAAACATTTCTAAATTCTGCAATGATGTGTTTGCAAGAAAATGCATGAATAGCTTCAAGCTATTTGGAGAACTAGAGCATACCTTGCATCGAACAGCCATATTGATAGCATCTGAAGGTCGAAGATCCAAACTAATAGTGTCTTTTTCATTCCCTACCTGCATGTAAGGAAGAAGTTCAAGTTAGAACCCTTTCCTATTTTGGAGGGAAATTTTCTTCGGAACTCAATTTGTCTGTATCACAATAAAAGTTAGGGAGAACAAATTTCATAAGCCAATGTTCACCTTTGAAAGGTACAGTTGAGCAAAGTAAGCCTCATTCACTCTCTTGGTGACCCTAACAAGTTGAACCTGACAAACAGCATTTATCATGTGGTTCCAAAGATATAAAAGCTTACAATTACAGTATCAAAATTGGGCAATCATATATTATCAATTGTTAACAATAATAAACTGGCAAAGTCAAGGGGTTGGCACACATAGGAAGTTCTAGGCCAATGATTACTGCAAGGTGCTCTCCATAAACTCATAAAATTCCTAGCAAATCCTACTCACAAAAAAATAAAGGATTTCAAGCGATTCAACATACTATATAACTTACCGCATATCCCATCTTTTCAATCATATCTTTGACTACTTGATAAATGGTTGGTCTAGCCTGAGAAACATGTATCACATAATCTTCTCTTTAGAAAGCCAGAATCAGTAATCTTAATAATCCATAAAAAATGCATCCTTACAATTCGAACATTGCGAATTGCAGCCATCAGCAACACACTTGGCATCTCCACTGACAAATAAGGAAGCCTTAAGATCACTTCTTTGAAGAGAAGACATGAAGATACATAGGAAATAGAACATACAGACAATAATAGGAAGCAAGAGATCACTTCCATCTTCCATCTTCAACACAATAGCAGGGTGAGGTGCATAGTCTGGCAGATGCCCTCCTTGAGGATTATTATGAACACATCGTAAATATCTACCATCACGCATCTTTATCATGAAACCATCCAATCCACTTCTGACCTGAACTGCTTGTACAAGAGAATCATGTAACCCATACACCTTACAATAAATCAGAAGATTACAAGACAAATAatcaaattaaagaaataaaagcaaTTTTCTCTGTTAGCATGCATCACTTAAAATAGAAATTGTAACAGATACCACTAATTTCATCACTATATAAACAAGTAACTTGCTGCTAGACATCCAATACCATTTACATTCTGATAAAGTCCACCAGCTCTTAAAGACTGAATATGTGACACCAGACCATCCAAACTCTATTGACCTTAACTTAGAAGATGACTAAATATAACAGCAGCTCTATACTTTTCCACCGAGCCTCAACCAAAGCTAACACATCAAAAACAAAGACGACCACTGATTCATAGGATTTGTTAGCTACAGCAAGAAAATTGTTAACCACCTAATAAGATCAGAGTTCTGGTCACAAGAGTAACTGTTCAAAAGTCAGGTACAGAATCCAGCAACAGACCTTCAGAGGAAAAATATATATACCAAGAGTCAAATGTAAGAAAAAAATTTGGTTTTAAGATATTACCAGCTTCCATTACACTGGAGTTTACATACTCCTCGTCGTTTGCACTAAAATTGCCAGCCATGCTTCCGTTACCGTCAGAAGAGGAACTGAAACTACAATGGACACGCCATTGTCTCTTACTACAAGGTTGCAGAGATAAGCCACTGAACTGAATGATGCTTTTGCATCTAGTTTTGAACCCCCATATTCTGCTTTGAGGACGGATAGCCTTTGTAGTGTTGTTAGTAACAAGGGAAGCAGAAAGTCCAGTGTAATGTGCCCGAATATCAGGGCGGCAAATAATTGCTCCCTCTAGAACTCCCATCCTGATTTCCTtccaagaaaaatatcataaatataagcATGATTCTGATAATTAATAGTTAAAAGAGGCAAAAATATTAGATAAGAGTATAAATTGAAAGGAAAATCCCATGAATAATTGAACTAAATTGAATAAAAAAGTGAACATCAAATTAGCATGATAGTATGTTACATGATAATAATTGTGCATTTATTTTGTGTTCTTTTCCATAAAACTAAATCATTATGATAGAGGCAAGGGCAAGTTCAGTAGCATTGTAAAATGGTTGAAGCAACACTGTGACTAGGCAATGCAGACTCCAAAAGCATTGTGGCACATGGCTTTCTATATGGCTGGCATGCTTCATAATTTATAGTGTCAGGCTCAGACAAGGCTAACATAATCACAAAATAAATTGTACACAGTTCCATTTCCCAAGAGATTAAACCTATAATAGCAAAGGAAATTAGAGAGGACATGATAATCTGGAAAGATAGCTGAATCAAGCAACTCCTAAACCTATCTAAGTTTGGAGAGAACATATCCAATATAAAGCAAGTTGAAATATGACAATCATCATTCCACTGAGGACACGCTTAAGACCATAATTGGGTTTCATCTAAGGATCCACAAAGCTTCAGGATTAGGAAAACGAACAACAAAGTTCAATTACAACATAATCTACCATAACAGCACGAAGATAGACTCCTGCAAAATTCAATAATCATCCATCTTGTAAAATTTCATAGGAGAACAACCACCAAAAAATAGTATTAAACTATATTGTCTTTCTCAAAGATAGCTGTCTAATTTTAGACATTGCTAATGACCTAAATCAAATTATTCATttacaataaaattttaaacgtGAGTATTCTTGCAGTATCCAACATGCATTGAAGTCTCAAAAAAACTGAGACAGCTAAATGAATTTAGCTAAAAGCCTACATATATATCCTTGAAGAGTTAGTTCCGAATTTTATAGATTAGCAAACTCAGACATCCAGGTTTCTGTAAGAAACTTGATTGTGTCCTACAATTCATAATTTACCAATTTAATTCTGAGACACCAACGTAGAGAAAACTCCAATTCGAAGAGaatcaactcaaaagaatgatgaGGAAGATCATCGTGACAGATCCTACTTAAAGGGCATTTCGAGAAGCTTCACAATTCAAATATTTCCACCTGAGTATCACACTAAAATAGGCCAGTTTACATCCTGTTTTTGATCATCAACAATCACATGAAGGATATAATACACAATCATTTTCAAGCTAAAAGtgacttttattttttctttatccTACAATATCCATCACCTGTACAAAAATAATTCCTGATTTCTTTAACCCTTTCACTTTCATGGATATTTCTGACTAATTATGCATTGTATATTTTCGTGTCTATATAATCAACAGATTCTTACAACTACAGTCACACTATCTTCTTTCATGCATTTTtcgttttattttttctttatccTACAATACCCATCACGCATACAAAATAAAATATCCTGATTTCGTTAGCCATTTAACTTTCAGGGATATTTCTGTCTAATTATGCATTGGATAATCTCATAATCAACACATTCTAACAACTACAGTCACACTAGTTTCCTTCATGTATTTTTCATTTTAACTTATTTGGAAACACTTACATTACCGCGATGGTAGGCGTCATCTTATAATACCACTCTTTTCCTTCATGTTATCCTAAAACCCCACAAATCGCTCAACTCGTCAAGGGATCAAATAACACATGATCGAAAATCTAAGAACTACAACCATATCAGAGACAAAGTTCCAATCTTGATCCAAAGATTAACAACTTCAGTGGATTCTTAACCAAATAAATACCATTAACCCGCATCATCTAAGAAGTGCAGTACAGAAGCTTGAGAATCCAACGGACTCCAAAAAACTACACGCGGACCAAACATATCCTCGAAGTTTAGACAGTATCATGCAAGCGCCATAAAAATAGATTGCGATTAGCCGGGAGAAGGCGTTTACCTGCAGCCTTGTACCAAAAAAAAACACAGATCTTGAAACAACCGATCAAAAAGGGCAGAAGAAAATTCCCACTGATCCACCAACAACGTACGAAATCACTTCAACCAAGAAGAGAACCGGCTAaattaaagagaaaaaaagaaggaaatttgCACGCCAACAGTCGCAGATTCCAAGTTCCGATGCCTCCATTGCCCCATTCTCTCTCGTTATAAGAGCAGAGATCAGAATCTCGTAGTGACTTCGAACATTCAAATTACGGATATGTCCTCTCGATCTTTCCAGTAACTCGAATATTCAATTCGAGTCAGTGGAGGGTATTGAAGTAATTTTATTTATCATGCCACAAATGCCCTTCAATTGTTTTATTCGCACGCTACTCGAAAGCCTGCTTCCACCGCCTTTTGGCGGTTTTCGGAGGTACCGATGTTTGAAAAGACAAAAAACCCCTACACGTGCGAGTCATTTACGGTGTGCATTCTTCCTACTCACCAAGTACGGTATCGGAACGATTAGGATATGATGGTACTTTAGTCATTTCACTTATTGTAACTGATGTCCACCGGCAGCTGCAGGTGAACACACCAAAAATGAAAGCCAAATGCAAGCTTGGATGACCCAAGCGGATGACAGGTTTCCTTGAAGCAGAAGTTGGATAAGGTTCTTTTTGGTGGTTACTTTATTACAAATAATTTAGTAAGAAAAATCTTAAATATCTTTGCACGAGTATTTCCTTCTCCAGCGGTCAGATTTAACGTGGTGGGACCGCAGCATACGAACTCAAGTTTCCTGTCGAAGGTGACATGGGATTTGCCCGGCCAAAACTCGCTAGATTGGCTGTCCAATTCAAGCCACCAGACTGGAAAGTCCGCCTCTCTGTTCGCTGGATAACATGGGTCCCTTCAGTCGATATCAATCTGTAGGCCATGTTGGTGGATTGATGTATCGCCCGCGCGGACGCGACCTTACAGATGATCACATGGGTGAATAAATATCTTGCCCCTGTCGTTCGAACCAGAGGTCATGCCGGCGCCGCGCGCAAGCAGGTCCAAATCAATCCAtacgtattattattattatgttatgataaaaattatatattaacttATCACACTATTACTAAttcaaaatggatttgatatatatatatatatatatttattgggGAAGTTTCGAGCTCCGGGTTGGCCGCAGGGTGATCCTTACCTTCCCCTGCTACGTGGCACAAGATCTTCGAAGCATCTCAAGGTTGCGTAGCGCAGAAAGACCGACAGTTCTGATCAGATCATGATGAAGATGCCTGAATCTGGTCCGTTCATAGGGAACTCCACGGGTTGCTCGCGCCGCCACGTTTCTCCCGAGGGAACCACGTCAAATCGGTTATATTTTGGTTTGGCGCCACGCTTCGGTTATATTTTGCGAGAGTTGGGCACGGAATCCTTGCGGATTAGACGAAGGAACCGGGAGGAGATCGATCCGACCGGATCGCGAGGTTTCGGGATGGCGGTGGCGGAGCGGCCGAGGCAGCGATTTAGGGTTTATTGtggattcttttttctttttaaaggaATTGTAGAGCAGGTGGTGATCCGAGTTAGGGATCTGCCAATCTTCAGGGAATTGGTGGGAAAGGTGGAGATTTTGGAATTTCCCGAGGGATTCGATTGGTTCTGTTGGTCTGGTGGGTGTTGCGGTTTGGGTTCTTGCGGAGCCAACGTCGTTTGCAGGTGAAAAGGAGGGAGAGTAGGAAAGTTAACATCTTTGCTGCCTGTAGTGTAGGGATCCTGTGTGAATATCTGAATTCCTCTGTTTGATTGGCTTGAATAGTTGCTCCGACTGAGGTAATCGTTCTTTCCGCTTCTAAAACTTCTCCGATTATGTGGTCCCGATCACCGGATTGTCTATTGTAATCAAACATTTTCGTTTCTTTGTTCTCCTCATTTTGGCTTCTGCCATGTTTAACTAGTTTTCTGTGTGATATTTTCTCTAATTTTACGTACCAATGGTGATTCCTTGAAAGAGTGAGAGGTTCAGTTCCTCCTTGGCTTTTATGTTTGTATATGTTTCCTTGTAGTGATAAAATTGTAATTGTATAACGATTTCCAACCTTTTCTTACGCCGATATCCTGTTTAATAGGGAAAGTTTGCTCTTTTAGATAACTCCCGTGTAGTTGAACTAGTCATTTCTGTGAAGTATGCAACTTCTTGATGTTTAACATTTAATTTTGTGTCTTTCCtttacattttctttcttttagttGCATGATTTACGGCCTAAATTTCCTGCTTTGCTAAATTTAGTCAATTGCTGAATAATTTGATTGCAGTGCCAGTTTTTTGTCCATTCCATTTGTAATTTACGGGAAATGGCTATGCTGGTTGATCCCCCAAATGGCATAGGAAACGTAGGGAAGTACTACTATTCTATGCGGCAAACCTTGTTTGAGGTTGACACAAAATATGTGCCCATCAAGTCCATTGGTAGAGGAGCATATGGAATTGTGTGCTCATCAATCAACCGGGAGACAAATGAAAAAGTTGCAATCAAGAAAATTCACAATGTGTTCGTTAACTGTGTGGATGCAGTGAGAACGTCGCGTGAATTGAAGCTTCTTCGGCAACTTCAACATGAAAATGCTATTTCTTTGAAATTATGATGCCAGCTCACCGGAGAACATTCAGGGATGTGTACCTTGTTTATGAACTTGTGGATACTGATCTTCATTAGATTATCAGATCATCACAGGCACTTTCCAGTGACCACTATCAGTACTTTCTCTTTCAGGTACATGTACTTGAAATAACTTTCAAGAATATATAATTAAGAATTGTAACTAATATGCAGAAAGTTTGATATTTAAAGTAATGTCTCTAAAGAGAAAGGTTTCTTCATATTTATGTAATCTACTTGTGCATTTTATTTCATTCTGAAGTCATCCTTCATGATGTTCCAGCAATCCGACATGTGATCATGCTCTGGTCATTTCAATAGAAGTTCTCGCCATTACTTCATTGTATCCACATATATTTCTTTTCAGTTGGTTATAGTTGTCCCAATATTTCCATCATTGCAAATGTTGTTGAGTTTGCCCCTTAGAATGTTGAATGTTGAATGTTGAAGTACGGTATATGTTTCTCAAGATTCCAAGTTGTATCATAATTACTTTACTTTAACATCTGATATCCTTGTTAGGTTCACAAAAGTCTTCGAAAGTCCAGTTAATAACTAGGATTTAACGCAGGTGAAGTGGAATTCAGAAAGGGCAATGACCTATACTACTTTCACAGCCCAGGATATGTATCTTTGCCAGATGCGCAATAGTTTTTGGTGTGGTCCATATTGAACTAGCGTTCTCGCTCTGGCATGATTGATGCTTAGGCACTATATTTGTCATGACTGATCCTGAGAACCATGTGGCCTAGTCCTCAAATAGACTCCTCAAAGAAGCTTTATGGAGGTGGGTTATTAGATGCTTTCTTATGCCATAGTCCATACTTGACGTGAGACTAATCAGTTTGGAATAATGCAGTAGAATTTAGTTTGTTCCACCTGTTAGAAATTTGACTATATTAGGATTAGCTGAGGTTGTCATTAATTTGGTAAAAGGATGAACTTAGCTGATGCAGCACATGGAACTGCTTCTGATCGGTGGTTAGATATTGGCTGATTGAGATGTATAGTTACTTCCTTTTTGGGATGGATGGGACAATTTGGTGTcatctttttagaaagagaatgagCAACTTGTCATCGATGAACTTTCCTGCGATAATTAACTTGACTATTATTGTTTAATtagtttcttgttttatgaatttgTATGGCTTCTTGCCTTTCTTTCTTTTACTTTGTTTTCCAGCAGAAACTTCAGTCATTGATTTGAATGACCAACTTTGCCGATAGATGATttcactatattttttttctgaatgaatgcCTTGGTCCAGATTACATTTTTAAAAGGTAAGTTTGGAAAGTAAAGGATATGTTCATTAAAATCTTGTTTATACATACATATTACATAAAACCTGTAAACACTAACAAATGTGTACTTGGGGTTGGATTCTGTTATTGAAGACTAGCCAAATTATGGTCAAATGGGCTAGGACAAACTAAGGTAAAGATCATGGTAACATAGGGAAAGGATGTATACATTTCTACTGTTCTGTTTTTTTCCTCTCCCACAAACTGTAGTTCCCATGGACTAAGTTTATTCCTTTTTCTCTGAGTTTTAGTGACTTAGAGGGTCTTTAAGTGGTCTGCAGAGTGGTCCCAATCATCCTCCTTAACTCTCTGActctaattttcttctttttctcttgacaACTTTAAATTATGATGTTGTTGGTTGACATTGCTCTCGCTGTCTCTGTCCTCCCCCCCTTCTCAGTTGATTTTCTACTGTAAATCTGAGACAATAGCTTTATTTAAATAACAGAAATCCTATATTGTCTATAGATTGATCAGAATTTAGCAGTCCACAGTTCAATTATGCCtatattttcaaatttttaaAGGAATAAAGTTTTGATGTTACTATtttcatatataataatattcacaCTTTCAAGCTCATAATTTGTGATTTTAGGTTCATTGCAGTAAAATTTTATATGGCCATTGGATGCCATCTTTTGGGCACAGAACAGATGAAAACTGAATTTGGTCTGATGAAGTTATCATAGATCAAAGGTATTTAGTTTAATTTAGGCTTTTCATTGAGTTTTTATTGCCTAATATGTATGTGGGAGAAAATTTTTCTGTGtaccttctctttctttttttaacaatttagttTATTAACATATTGCTGCTTGATAGTTCAACTTTTAATTTGATTTGTTACTAAACCtcaaatgattttatttatttgatttttttcctcTAAATTAACAGGGTTAAATCTGATATACACGAATGATATTCATATTGAATTGGCCTCATATTTTATTGGTTGGATAAATATAATCACAGATTAGCTAGTAAAACTGGGTACATATGAAACATCAGAGGAAATTCTTCACTTAACAGTTATAAAATGATTGAAGTGTTTGATAATCAATAGATAATGaaactatatttttttaaatatttctttaaaaataaatatttttatttaaattaattaataaaataaatcaaataaataaatgaatgtatgtatgtaatcttaAAAAAAACTTTGTATGAGCCagaaatataagaaaattataatcatataaataaatataaaatatttttaaaaataaataaataacatttcATTTTATAGTTCCTTGACACATGCTTGTGAACTCTGTCCTTTCTCTTGCATACTTTGGTCAACAACTAATCTCATTAAAGGCTTCAAATGTTTCCTCCATTGAAATAAAACAATGTTTCCTTCATTGTCTGGAGCATAATATTATAGAGTGGATTGAGTTTCAGATCCTGTATTCTTTTGATAGGTCTATCCTTTTTCATTATCTTATTGTCGTTGTACATTGTATAGATTCAGATcctgtaaaattatctttttctagACAATATGGTCTTAGGGGTCTGATGACACACTGGTTATATTATTTTTCCCGGAGGCGGCAATAATCTGTACTTCTGTTTTGTACTAATTTCTCTGCAGATATTTGCGTTGAGGATTGATATGGTTAGAGTATGTGTAGATTTGGGTAAGTCTTTACCTTCTAGAATACTTTCAAGTACTTTATTATTAATCTGTTTCATCTGATGACAGTTGCTACATGGACTGAAGAACATTCACTCGGCAAACATACACTACGGAGATCTAAAACCCGAAAATCTTCTTGTTAATTCCAATTGCGAACTCAAGATTTGCAATTTTGGTCTGACTTGTACAAGTAGTGGGAAAGTCCAATTTATGACCGAGTACGTTGTTACTTGTTGGTATCGTTCTTCTGAGTTACTTCTCTGCTGTGAT
Coding sequences:
- the LOC135584713 gene encoding bifunctional nuclease 2-like, which gives rise to MGVLEGAIICRPDIRAHYTGLSASLVTNNTTKAIRPQSRIWGFKTRCKSIIQFSGLSLQPCSKRQWRVHCSFSSSSDGNGSMAGNFSANDEEYVNSSVMEAVQVRSGLDGFMIKMRDGRYLRCVHNNPQGGHLPDYAPHPAIVLKMEDGSDLLLPIIVLEMPSVLLMAAIRNVRIARPTIYQVVKDMIEKMGYAVQLVRVTKRVNEAYFAQLYLSKVGNEKDTISLDLRPSDAINMAVRCKVPIQVNRNLVYSDAMRVVEPSKSTMQAPQSDGMLFMELDRPDGQPCLEAEEFGLIRNMLIAAVEERYRDAAQWRDQLHQLRSKRKNWT